CTCTGCTTATATCCAGCCCTTAACTGTATGGAGGAGAAACACTGTATAGCAACTGCAAGTTCAGGGGTGAATTCTCTAAAAACTTAGTGTAATGAAAGTTTACTCAGGTTCTGTAAAACCCTGAGGGTGATGGTCATATTGCCATTTATGGATAATTACAAAAATGGATATAAAACATCATCTCAAGTTAGAAACTCTAGACTAGAGCTGTCACTTTATTGGAATAAGCAAAGCTTTTCTGATGACATTAAATGTCATCCATTTATTAACTCAACAAATATGCATTGAAGTCTCATTTTGTGTTAGCATGTGTTCCCTATTGACTCCCACTTtattatgtttaacattttatacTTAACACCttgatgaaaattttatttagccaagttgctcagtcgtgtatgactctttgtgtccccatggactatacagtccatggaattctctaggccagaatactggagtgggtagcctttccattctccaggagatcttcccaacccagggatcaaacccaggtctcccacattgcaggcagattctttaccatctgagccaccagggaagccctaattttatTTAGGCTCTTTTAAATAATAGGACAAACATCTCAAATATTCAATTTAGATGTCCATAGGTATGGGAAAATGTTTTAGACATTGggcctttagaaaaaaatattttaaattgatatgtTAGAAACTGTACATAAATGTACCATTTATAAACATGACTTGTATCTACACTTACCCTTTTCCCTTGTCATTTGATGaggttatttgttttattataataatgAGTGTTAAGATCAGGAAGAAAACTATCTTAGCTTTTCTTAAGTGTTACTAGGATTATTTCCCAGGCACCAAAAATTGCCCCAAATTGGATATTTAAAACTACTTAAGTAATTTAGCTTAATATCATGAGAACAAGTGACTGCATTTGCAAGTCAACTTAATGAAAATAAACGAGAAGCCTAATAGCTTCCTGAATAGAACAGTTCTGCTCCACTATCTGGCTTATTCACTACATGAATAATTCTGCATTCACAAACGTATCAAACAGGTGAAAAACAGATCAAATAGAGAGTTATACATTGTTCAACTTCAAAGTCAAAGAGGTTAGAATTCAATTACAAATTGATTTTCCTTTGCTTCATTATGCCAACTGGGAACTAGAGATGATaatgtttaatgaaaatatttcatactTGAAGATATGTGTCTTCATTTACCAAGTGGATGAAACAACTGATCAGTTTAGGAACAACAATCAAATCACAGTTACATTAGagataacaacaaaaatatgaaaaaaaaaagaggtttacAAATGATagagaataataaattatttttcaggtcaCATAATTAGGTATATATAAGATAATTTAAAACCAAGTGGAGTGATTGCTGATGCTGCACTCTTAAAAATCTCCATCAAAATATACATGTCACCCGAGAGAGTGATACAAATAAATTATGACACAAAAGCAGAATAATGTCTCTTCTCATCCTTAAAACCTGGATAATATCTCATCAAAATGATTTGTCAAATGTGTATATGATGGAAAACTTTAATTCCAAAACCATTTCTCTAAATTACCAACGGATTTATACTCTTGATGCCTTTTCACATGGTCACAAGCCAAGCATGCATGTGATTCCCAAAATCGAGGAAGATTTACTGTGAAATCTTTCCTCCAGTTAAAGTAACTAAGgtataatttattgtttttgtctACTTCCTTCAGATACTTAGCTAGCTCACTGGGAGAGTTATAATCTtccacatgaatgaatgaatctgctGGAATATAATTCTCATAGTTTTCCCTAGATGGCCCCAAAACAACAGGCACAGAGCCAGCCAGAAAAGCATTGTAGAGCTTTTCTGTGATGTAATCTTTGTGGATTGAGTTttcaaaggaaagataaaatttgCAAGTAGATATGGTAGGAATCAAATTTTTATCAGTCACGTATTCTCCAAATGCTTGCCCATAGGTATGGATTTCAATGCTTTTGCTTAGCTCATTGTAATACTTGACCCTGGCATGCTCAGGGTTCCAGTTACTTACAACCCAGCACACTAACTTCTCTTTGTTTGGCACTTCAAACACGAAGGGGTTTGTGCTTACGGTCAAGAAACCATAAGGCACTTGGATATCTGAGTCACGGCGATAAGTCAGAGTCAGGTTGAACAGGTGCTCAATGCCACTCTTCTGTGGTGTGTGAGTCGGTGATTCCAAATTCATCCAAATCCATTTCTGGAAGGGTGGCCTCGCCTGCTGAGGTAAATTGGTCAGATCCCAACTGATGTCTCGGTGGTGGATCAGAACTGCGTGAGACTTGTTGTACAGAGAACGGTCTGTCGTGAGATGGCATCCTTGGATGTTGAACATTGCTTGGCAAGATGTAAGGTCAAAGGTCTGCCCAAATGGCCACACCCAAATCAGAATAGTAGTTTCATTAAAATCACCAGTTTTGGTGGAgaagaaatttttcattttcagcacTGAGCTGGCTGACTCCATCGGGCTGAAGATCCAGCTGTTGGTGGGCTTGATGTAAATGAACAGACACACCATGAAGCAGGCCAGGATAATGCAGACAATTAAAAATGGGCGGAGAATTCCTTTGGATGCTGAGGTCATAATTTTTTCTgtgaaacagaaagggaaagaaagatagAGGAGTAGGTAGAGGTAGGGATGAAGAGTTAATCACAAATACATTTTGAGACAAATAGCTGGTACATCCTAAAATACACTTAATCACAAAATCAactgcattttcttttccagtgtcaCCAAAAACTAAACATAGTGTCTGCTCAATAAAATCAAGTTGCAAACAGTACCTGTTTCCTAAACACTCACTCTCAACTAGGCTTGGTGCCAAGCACTTTGAACACATTACCCCTATCAATGAGGTCTTTTATCCCCTCTTCTCTGcagaatgaggaaattgagggcCCAAAATAGGTAGCTTACCCACTGAATTATGCTGTTTCTTGCCTTCTAAATCCTCTTTGAACAAGTAATACAAGCATCAGTAATCCATTGAGGTGCATTGCACATCAAGTTTACTGTCTTGATTTCTCTAATCTCTGCCCTTTATataagtgagggcttccctggtggctcagtggtaaagaatctgcccgccaatgcaggagacgtgggttcaatccctgggtcaggaagatgccttggagaaggaaatggcaaccaactctagtattcttgtctgggaaatcccatggacagaggagccttgtgggctaccattcatggggctgcaaagagttggacactatttagtgactaacactaccaCCATTTACCCATGAGTCAAATTTTGATCAGTTTCCCTTAATAAGAACAATACCTGACAGTTATCTGGTGCTCCTTAGTGCCATGCATTAATATGAGGACTTACATTAACAAcatatgtattaatttatatatttacatgtctGTGTATCTCTGTGTAAGTATATGTACTAACTCATTATATTTTCATCTCATTCATGAAGAAATTGAGGTCCCAAATGGTTAAGAAACTCCAAAGTCATGCATAGTCAGTGGCAGAGCATTCTTTTAAACACAGGCTCTGGGTCCAGAATCTAGGCACTTGATGACTCCATTTTTATAATCATTGATTTTCTAGGCTGCAGCCAGAGAATACAGTCATCTTGATGATACCAGAACGTAAGCTTCATGAGAAGCTTTGTTTCTCATGGCTATATCCTCATCACCAGgttacagtaggtgcttaatagaTGCTTAGTAGATGCTATATATACTGCATAAATGAATGGGTGGATTGCTGTGTACCTCAGGTGGATTCTCAAGGTATAAGCATTGGTaactagataaataaaaataaacaaagtatgaatgaatgaaattatacTTAGTTGCTTTATTGGTATATTTAACACATATCACTCTATAGAATGAAATGACTTACAGGTATTCTTACCAGTAGTTGAGCAAATTTTCCCAGTTTTGACTCTCTTTGCTGCATCCCAAAGTTGGCATATAGTACATTTTAGTCCCACAACACTTTATTTGGCCAAATGGGAAAAACTGGTTGCTAGGCAGACACAATATTCCTTCCATTATGTGCCTCTAAATTTTCCTGATTCCTGGacattttgagtttcttgaggTTCTTCTTGTTAACTCTCTGCATATCATCTATGCTCTCAACTTTCCACTGGTATTGGGGTCAATTACTAAACAACAGAGCTGTTACTCAGTAACACCTGCTTTTTACAGAAGCTGTCAGAAAACTTTGCCCCTTGGAGCCAAATTGACTTCCCTTTGACAAGAACTTTTTCACCTATTCCTCATTACTAAAATTCAGTTGGACACCTAACATGTCTTGAATTTCTCATATAATCTATATTTTAAGGACTTGCAGTTTGTTACGATAGGTCTCACCAGAGACAGCAATACACATAAACATAAAGTTAATTTTAACAATAAAGAGTATAATTAAagtctttaaatcattttaatactttaaagtAATATGAAGAAATATAGTTTAAAGACTACAgcattaaaaataacagaaacttCAGTAAAAGTACTACTTGTAAGAATTGGCATATGTATAATTGCATTCTCCATAAAGAGACCTTTGGTCATACTTTAAGAATGATCTACTGAGCATTAAAGGATAGAAGAACTTGGAAAAGAAAAGGTTCAGGTTGTGATTTTCAAACCATAAATATACTTCAAGGTATTAGGGACAGAAACGTGAAACTAAGAATAGGAGACTTCTTCAAGGTGTGGTAATTCCACTTAggcatgtgtgtgttttgaaCCTTAACTTTAAATGGAAACAAACAGGAATATGCCTGGAAAAGatctaatctgaaaagatacatgggcCCCAGTATTCTTAGCAGCACTCTTCACAATACCagagacatggaagtaacctaaatgtctgttgaaagatgaatggataaagaagatgtgacacatacataaaatggaatattgcatagccataaaaaagaatgaaataatgccatttgtagcaacatgggtagacctagaaattatcatactaagtgaagtaagtcagacaaagacaaatatcatatggtactatttatgaatctaaaaaatggtatcAAAATAtcctatttacaaaataaaaatagactcacagaaatagaaaacaaacttatgtttacccAAGGTGAAAGGGAggcagggataaattaagagttttggattaacagataaacaatgctatatataaaatagataaacaacaaggttctactgtatagcacagggaacaataacataatggaaaacaatctgaaaaagaattcacttcagttcagttcagtcattcagtcatgtctgactctttgcaaccccatggactatagcctgtcaggcctccttgtccatcaccaactcctggagtttactcaaactcatggccattgagttggtgatgccatccaaccatctcatcctcgtttcccccttcttctcctgccttcaaattttttcagcatcagggtcttttcaaatgagttagttctttgcatcaggtggccaagtatcagcttcagcatcagtccttccagtgaatattcaggattgatttcctttaggatggactggatagatctccttgcactccaagggaatctcaagagtcttctctaacatcacagttcaaaagcatcaattcttcggcgctcagctttctttatagtccaactctaacatccatatatgaccactggaaaaaccatagctttgactagatggacttttgttggcaaagtcatgtctctgctttttaacacactgtctaggttggtcatagcttttcttccaaggagaaacatggttgcagtcatcatctgaagtgattttggagtccaaaaaaatagagtctgccactgtttccactgtttccccatctgtttgccatgaagtgatgggaccagatgccatgatcttagttttctgaaagctgagtttaagccaactttttcactctcctctttcactttcatcaaaaggctctttagttcttcgctttctgccataagtgtggtgtcatctgcatatctgaggttattgatattcctcctggaaatcttgattccagcttgtgcttcatccagcccagcgtttctcatgatgtactctgcatataagttaaataagcagggtgacaatataaagccttgacatacaccttttcccatttggaaccagcccattgttccatgtccagttctaactgttgtttcttgacctgcatatagatttctcaggagccaggtcaggtggtctggtattcccatctctttcagaattttccaagtttgtggtgatccacaccgtcaaaagctttggcatagtcaatgaagcagaagtagatgtttttctggaactctcttgctttttcaatgatccagcaaatgttggcaatttgatctctggttcatctgccttttctaaatccagcttgaacatctggaaggtcatggttcacatagtgttgaacctggcttggagaattttgagcattactttactagcatgtgagatgagttgcAATTTtgcattagtttgaacattctttggcactgcctttctttgggattggaatgaaaactgacgttttccagtcttgtggccactgctgggtttcccaaatttgctggcatattgagtgcagcactttcacagcatcatcttttaggatttgaaatagttcaactggaattccatcacctccactagctttgttcatagtgatgctttctaaggcccactcgacttcacattccaggatgtctggctctaggtgagtgatcacaccatcatggttatctgggtcatgaagatcttttttggatagttcttctgtgtagtcttgccacctcttcttactatcttctgcttctgttaggtccatactacttctttcctttattgagcccatctttgcatgaaaaattaccttggtatctctaatttccttgaatagatctctagtctttcccattctattgttttcctctatttttttgcactggtcactaaggaaggctttcttatctctccttcctattctttggaactctgcattcaaatgggtatatcttttcttttctcctttgcttttcacttcctttcttttcatagctattttcaAGGCCTCCTCCGACAACCATTTTgccgttttgcatttctttttcttggggatggtctttatcactgcctaccatataatgtcatgaacttctgtccatatttcttcaggcactctgtctatccgatttaatcccttgaatctatttatcacttccattgtataatcgtaggggatttgatttaggtcataccttaatggcctACTGggtttccctactgtcttcaatttaagtctgaatttggcaaaaaggagttcatgatatgagccactgtcagctcctggtcttgttttttctgactgtatagagcttttccatctttggctggaaagaaagaatcaatgtgatttcggtattgaccatctggtgatgtccatgtgtagagtcttctcttgtattgttggaaaagtgtgtttggtatgaccagtgcattctcttggcaaaaccctattagcctttgccctgtactccaaaggccaaatttgcctgttactccacttcttgacttcctacttttggattccagtcccctataatataatggacatctttttgtggtgttagttctagaaggtcttgtgggtcttaacagaactgttcaacttcagcttcttcggcattcctggttgggacatagacttggattactgtgatactgaatggtttgccttggaaacaaacagagatcgttctgtcatttttgagattgcatccaagtactacattttggactgtttttttttgtcttctgtttcattgaaaaataatatatatatatagccttaatctgaaattaacacatcattaaaagcaactatacttcaattttagaaaagaaagaaagaaatagggatATACTATGGAGTATTATACAATACTTGCCTAAAAGCTTAAGATAGAACAGAATAGTTAGGTTTGTAACTTGCCACTTGGTCTTTATTCCTAGATTGCAGTCACTACATCCTCTTCAATCCACCTCTCTATTTCACACTAGCTAGGATGTGGGGTCGGAAGAAGTTCTTCCCTTGTGCCATTATAAGTCCTTGGGTCAACATCTTTGATAATCCCTATTTGGTACCTTTTCTATATGTTGTGAAAATTCATAATCAAACTACTTCTGTTAAGGCAAACTTTTTAATCTTCAGTAAAAATGCGTAAAAATCACAAACCCTTTGAACAGAACTTTGGATCTACTTGGGCATCTATACATCAACTCAGATCAACCCCAAAAACCTGAAATGAATCACCAAAAATTGATAGGTGGATTGAAATTAGAAATAGCTTAAAAAACAAGGATTGCCATATATATTCACATTGCAACTTTTTCCTGTTatagaaagtaaaaattttaaggtGCTTCCTATAGTGCCtggaccatgctgctgctgctgctatgtcgcttcagtcatgtctgactctgtgtgaccccatagacggcagcccaccaggctcccccatccctgggattctccaggcaagaacactggagtgggttgccatttccttctccaatgcatgcatacatgctaagtcgcttcagttgtaactgactctgtgcgaccccatggacaagcaagagtattggagtggcaATTACAAGTATTGGAGTGGacaagcaagagtattggagtggcaagtacaggcaagagtactggagtgcgttgccatttccttctctgcctaGACCATAGAAAGCATGTGTTTGCTATtacattattatttcttattagtCAAGAATCAGAGTTCTCATAACAGCTGAAATCTTTTGGAATAATAGATTCTTTCTGATTTCTGTGCAAATTATTACTATTTCTAACTACATACACACAATCTCCCCTAAGTACAAAACATAACTCATTAGTATTAATGTCTGGATACAATACATAAGGAAACAAATTATAGTgaactagcagcagcagcagcagcaagcagagtCTTTCAATAGATCATGAAATCAGCCTTTTCACAAAAGTTTGCTTTGTAAGCATATTGTGTCTAGATTCTGTGGCAGATATTTCCTGGTTTTTACTGTCTGGCAACCACTCACTTTTCTTCTGATAATAGCATCCCAATTGCCTATCAGGATATACCTCTCCTCTCCTGTGTGAAATCTTTGTGACTTTTTCTTAACCACTATTGAGGATGGATGCCAGATCAttcaaactctctctctctctgggactTTAAAACTTGCATGTAAGggccaagaaagaaaaatgttggaGATAATTAATCACACTGGAGTTCCCTGAGAAGACTTATATGAACTCTGCTACCTGCCACCAAGAAGCTACTCAGGACACTGCCTTCCTGGGCTTGGTTCTTGAGATACGCCTTTAGCTCCAAGAGCTACtccataaacataaaaattttctttttgtttatattagttataattgattatatttcttgagacaaagaaatcaaaacaaacaacaaaaacaaaagccataatcaagccaaaaatgaaaaaaacaaagccccaattgattcttttttttttttttccagtttttctttctgcAGTATATGAAGTATCTAACTTAAacctttcaaaatatatccaCAATTAtctggatcatggtggagagttctgataaaatgtggtccactggagaagggaatggcaaactacttcagtattcttgccttgagaaccccatgaacagtatgaaaaagcaaaaagataggacactgaaagatgaaccccccaggacggtaggtgcccaatatgctactggagatcagtggagaaataactccagaagaatgaagagagggagccaaagcaaaaacaacacccagttgtggatgttactggtgatggaagcaagtcTCTTtactgatgctgtaaagagcaacattgcataggaacctgaaatgtcaggtccataaatcaaggcaaattgcaaagtggtcaaacaggatatggcaagagtgaacattgacattttaggattcagcaaactaaaatggactggaatgggtgaatttaactcagatgagcattatatctactactgtgggcaagaatcccttagaagaaatggagtagccatcatagtaaacaagagtctgaaatgcagtatttgaatgcaatctcaaaaatgacagaatgatctctgttcatttccaaggcaaaccattcaatatcacgataatccaagtctgtgccccaaccagtaatgctgaagaagctgaagttgaacaattttatgaagacctacaagaccttctagaactaacaccagaaaagatgtccttttcattatgagtgacaggaatgcaaaagtaggaagttccttgtggctcagacagtaaagcgtctgcctacaatgagggagagcTGGGTACAATCCCTACAtc
The genomic region above belongs to Bos indicus isolate NIAB-ARS_2022 breed Sahiwal x Tharparkar chromosome 9, NIAB-ARS_B.indTharparkar_mat_pri_1.0, whole genome shotgun sequence and contains:
- the FUT9 gene encoding 4-galactosyl-N-acetylglucosaminide 3-alpha-L-fucosyltransferase 9 → MTSASKGILRPFLIVCIILACFMVCLFIYIKPTNSWIFSPMESASSVLKMKNFFSTKTGDFNETTILIWVWPFGQTFDLTSCQAMFNIQGCHLTTDRSLYNKSHAVLIHHRDISWDLTNLPQQARPPFQKWIWMNLESPTHTPQKSGIEHLFNLTLTYRRDSDIQVPYGFLTVSTNPFVFEVPNKEKLVCWVVSNWNPEHARVKYYNELSKSIEIHTYGQAFGEYVTDKNLIPTISTCKFYLSFENSIHKDYITEKLYNAFLAGSVPVVLGPSRENYENYIPADSFIHVEDYNSPSELAKYLKEVDKNNKLYLSYFNWRKDFTVNLPRFWESHACLACDHVKRHQEYKSVGNLEKWFWN